Proteins encoded in a region of the Streptomyces sp. NBC_00513 genome:
- a CDS encoding DUF3618 domain-containing protein: protein MSDDHTHADKDPATPDELREQIEATRDELGRTVEALAAKADVKARAQEKTAEVKARAQDKTAEVKAEAREKAAEVKAGAHDKAAEVKARAHDKAVEVKAGAQEKVSAVVHAAQDRIPEPVAQKAASLTGAVGAGIRDVTPERGRAEASRAAEVARRHPALVAAGCAVLAYGLVRRYRGRQGK, encoded by the coding sequence ATGAGCGACGACCACACCCACGCGGACAAGGACCCGGCCACCCCGGACGAGTTGCGCGAGCAGATCGAGGCGACCCGTGACGAACTGGGCCGGACCGTGGAGGCGCTGGCCGCCAAGGCGGACGTCAAGGCCCGTGCCCAGGAGAAGACCGCCGAGGTCAAGGCCCGCGCCCAGGACAAGACCGCCGAGGTCAAGGCCGAGGCCCGGGAGAAGGCGGCCGAGGTGAAGGCGGGCGCCCACGACAAGGCCGCCGAGGTCAAGGCCCGCGCCCACGACAAGGCCGTCGAGGTGAAGGCGGGCGCCCAGGAGAAGGTCTCCGCCGTGGTCCACGCGGCGCAGGACCGGATCCCGGAGCCCGTGGCACAGAAGGCGGCGTCCCTGACCGGAGCCGTGGGAGCCGGGATCCGTGACGTCACCCCCGAGCGGGGGCGCGCGGAGGCGAGCCGGGCGGCCGAGGTAGCCCGCCGCCACCCCGCGCTCGTGGCGGCCGGGTGCGCCGTCCTCGCGTACGGCCTGGTGCGCCGCTACCGGGGGCGCCAGGGGAAGTGA
- a CDS encoding YjbQ family protein, which translates to MTDTFTTRTIDVTTGSAETVLDLTSACADFLRETARGRDGLLNVFTPHATAGLAVIETGAGSDDDLLEALRSLLPADDRWLHRHGSPGHGRDHVLPALVPPHATLPVVGGELALGTWQSVVLVDTNRDNPRRTVRLSFLA; encoded by the coding sequence GTGACAGACACCTTCACCACCCGGACGATCGACGTGACCACGGGCTCCGCGGAAACCGTGCTCGACCTGACCTCGGCCTGCGCGGACTTCCTGCGGGAGACCGCCCGGGGTCGGGACGGACTGCTCAACGTGTTCACCCCGCACGCGACGGCCGGGCTGGCCGTCATCGAGACGGGCGCCGGGAGCGACGACGACCTGTTGGAGGCCCTGCGCTCGCTGCTGCCCGCCGACGACCGCTGGCTCCACCGGCACGGCTCCCCGGGGCACGGCCGTGATCACGTGCTGCCCGCCCTCGTCCCGCCGCACGCCACGCTGCCCGTGGTGGGGGGCGAACTGGCCCTGGGAACCTGGCAGTCGGTGGTCCTGGTGGACACCAACCGGGACAACCCCCGCCGCACGGTACGGCTCTCGTTCCTGGCCTGA
- a CDS encoding YihY/virulence factor BrkB family protein has translation MAALWERKHHEQDRADGRPPHRPAVVDTDREPPRAAPLGDRDGTVGGVRVDEAERDRVGPDPGVERDEPDRPSEMPKRAWGKVLKGTLKEFGDDELGDRAAALTYYGILALFPALLVLTSLLGLAGPSTAQRALDQLEQLAPASARDVVADAVQQLQGRSGIGSAVAVVGLVVAVWSASGYVGAFIRAANAVYDVPEGRPVWVVLPVRLGVTVVLMVMAVASALIVVFTGGVARRAGDVLGLGDTALTVWSIAKWPVLVLLVTSMIALLYWATPNAKGRGFKWITPGSLLALLIWLAASVGFAVYVANFASYNKTYGTLAGVVVFLVWLWITNLAILLGLEFDAEMSRRRAIMGGHPADEEPYVRPRDTRAWSREERERAEHHPGPGDESDGHAEATRV, from the coding sequence ATGGCAGCGCTATGGGAACGCAAGCACCACGAGCAGGACCGGGCGGACGGGCGGCCGCCACACCGGCCCGCGGTCGTGGACACCGACCGGGAACCGCCCCGCGCGGCCCCGCTCGGCGACCGCGACGGAACTGTGGGCGGGGTCCGTGTGGACGAGGCGGAGCGCGATCGGGTCGGACCGGATCCCGGCGTGGAGCGCGACGAGCCCGACCGGCCCTCGGAGATGCCCAAGCGCGCCTGGGGCAAGGTGCTGAAGGGCACCCTGAAGGAGTTCGGCGACGACGAACTCGGCGACCGGGCCGCCGCGCTGACCTACTACGGCATCCTCGCGCTCTTCCCGGCCCTGCTCGTCCTCACCTCCCTGCTCGGGCTGGCCGGCCCCTCCACGGCGCAGCGGGCACTGGACCAGCTGGAACAGCTCGCGCCCGCCTCCGCCCGCGATGTGGTCGCCGACGCGGTGCAGCAGTTGCAGGGCCGCAGCGGCATCGGGTCCGCGGTCGCCGTCGTCGGTCTGGTGGTGGCCGTCTGGTCCGCCTCCGGGTACGTCGGCGCGTTCATCCGCGCCGCCAACGCCGTCTACGACGTGCCCGAGGGACGGCCCGTCTGGGTCGTGCTGCCGGTGCGGCTCGGCGTCACGGTCGTACTGATGGTGATGGCCGTCGCGAGCGCCCTGATCGTCGTCTTCACCGGCGGAGTCGCCCGCCGGGCCGGCGACGTGCTGGGCCTCGGCGACACCGCGCTCACGGTCTGGTCCATCGCCAAGTGGCCCGTGCTGGTCCTGCTGGTCACGAGCATGATCGCCCTGTTGTACTGGGCGACGCCGAACGCCAAGGGCCGCGGCTTCAAATGGATCACCCCGGGCAGCCTGCTCGCCCTGCTGATCTGGCTCGCGGCCTCGGTCGGATTCGCCGTCTACGTGGCGAACTTCGCCTCGTACAACAAGACGTACGGCACCCTGGCGGGTGTCGTCGTCTTCCTGGTCTGGCTGTGGATCACCAACCTGGCCATCCTCCTCGGCCTGGAGTTCGACGCGGAGATGTCCCGCCGGCGCGCCATCATGGGCGGGCATCCGGCCGACGAGGAGCCGTACGTCCGCCCCCGCGACACCCGCGCGTGGAGCCGGGAGGAACGGGAACGCGCGGAGCACCACCCGGGGCCGGGCGACGAGTCCGACGGGCATGCGGAAGCCACCCGGGTCTGA
- a CDS encoding phage holin family protein: protein MYSSVDPSPHDQADDTASASTSALVKQASEQLTLLVRQELHLATAEMREKGRGLGLGAGLLSGAGLFAVLALQGLAATGIVALALVLPLWAAALVVTGILAVIAAALAAAGKKQAVRATPPTPERTIDSVKADVAEIKERAHR, encoded by the coding sequence ATGTACTCCTCAGTCGACCCCTCACCCCACGACCAGGCGGACGACACCGCTTCCGCCTCGACGAGCGCCCTCGTGAAACAGGCTTCGGAACAACTGACCCTGCTGGTCCGCCAGGAACTGCACCTGGCCACCGCCGAGATGCGGGAGAAGGGCAGGGGCCTGGGCCTCGGCGCCGGTCTCCTCAGCGGAGCCGGGCTCTTCGCCGTCCTGGCCCTCCAGGGCCTCGCCGCGACCGGCATCGTCGCCCTGGCCCTCGTCCTGCCGCTGTGGGCCGCGGCCCTCGTCGTCACCGGAATCCTCGCCGTGATCGCGGCCGCCCTGGCGGCGGCCGGCAAGAAGCAGGCGGTCCGGGCGACCCCGCCCACCCCCGAGCGGACCATCGACAGCGTGAAGGCCGACGTGGCCGAAATCAAGGAAAGGGCACATCGATGA
- a CDS encoding protein kinase, translating into MSELRGSGAGPLEAGDPRRIGPIPLTGRLGAGGMGRVYLGVHDGRYVAVKQLLASVVGEDEDFLRRFGHELDNLSRLPAEATAPLLASDRTARPPWFATAYIPGITLSKAVESYGGGLPADALWLLLREAAAGLKSVHGLGMVHRDLKPSNVMLTLDGLTLIDFGIARAAEQSQLTRTGMVVGTPAYMAPEQASGRREVSGATDVFALGSVLAFAASGTPPFGEESGHGVLYRVVHEEPELDCLWELDPDLADLAAACLDKDPEGRPTAGELHERAARRGPFAEPLWPAAVTATLRERAAFAAGVPETDVPTLPLTGQEPEPEPSTDQAAKTGPAPKTGSAPKNGPAPEADPKPAPEGVSVALPAKGRRPERPRRRTRVLLAVIPVVVVAGGTTLVIQNLPYTSAPQAGARGERSAPAAVPPGGKPPASSGAPSGQASPVQSPAPASSGADGKDGGQAGAGGLVPVAAGGAGVGPGAGTGTGPGPATGPVPGGGAQNGAGGSANGAGGSANGGNPGGAGSPRPPGGGSSTAPVPPKAPDSGTYRYRNGNKGKCITQVFGASDFGDCSASSARWTVRSGSNGSFKLVNRESGQCLYANGLGQAVFVGDCAQDIGRLWRTGAGGTLRSDFSGGCLDLGMSSGLVTNTCGGDASQRGTRQA; encoded by the coding sequence GTGTCAGAGCTGAGGGGGAGTGGGGCCGGGCCGCTGGAGGCGGGGGATCCGCGGCGGATCGGGCCCATTCCGTTGACGGGGCGACTCGGCGCCGGCGGTATGGGGCGGGTGTACCTCGGGGTCCATGACGGCCGGTACGTCGCCGTCAAGCAGTTGCTGGCTTCCGTCGTGGGCGAGGACGAGGACTTCCTGCGCCGCTTCGGACACGAGTTGGACAACCTCTCCCGGCTGCCGGCCGAGGCCACCGCACCGTTGCTGGCCAGTGACCGGACCGCCCGGCCGCCGTGGTTCGCGACCGCGTACATCCCCGGGATCACGCTGAGCAAGGCCGTCGAGTCGTACGGCGGTGGTCTCCCCGCCGACGCGCTGTGGCTGTTGCTGCGCGAAGCGGCGGCCGGGCTGAAGTCGGTACACGGCCTCGGGATGGTGCACCGGGACCTGAAACCGTCCAACGTGATGCTGACCTTGGACGGTCTCACCCTCATCGACTTCGGTATCGCCCGGGCCGCCGAACAGAGCCAACTGACCAGAACGGGAATGGTGGTGGGCACGCCCGCCTACATGGCGCCGGAACAGGCTTCGGGAAGGCGCGAGGTCAGCGGCGCCACCGACGTGTTCGCCCTCGGGTCGGTCCTCGCGTTCGCGGCATCCGGCACGCCGCCGTTCGGCGAGGAGTCGGGGCACGGCGTGCTGTACCGCGTCGTCCACGAGGAACCGGAACTGGACTGCCTGTGGGAACTGGACCCCGACCTCGCCGACCTCGCCGCGGCCTGCCTCGACAAGGACCCCGAGGGCCGCCCCACCGCCGGTGAACTCCACGAGCGCGCCGCGCGTCGGGGCCCGTTCGCCGAGCCGCTGTGGCCCGCGGCCGTCACGGCGACCCTGCGGGAGCGGGCCGCCTTCGCCGCGGGCGTGCCGGAGACCGACGTGCCGACGCTGCCGCTCACCGGCCAGGAGCCGGAGCCGGAGCCGTCGACGGACCAGGCCGCGAAGACCGGACCGGCTCCGAAGACCGGATCGGCCCCGAAGAACGGCCCCGCGCCGGAGGCGGACCCGAAACCCGCGCCCGAGGGCGTGTCCGTCGCCCTGCCCGCGAAGGGGCGGCGGCCCGAGCGGCCGCGGCGCCGTACCAGGGTCCTCCTCGCCGTCATCCCCGTCGTCGTGGTCGCGGGCGGCACGACGTTGGTCATCCAGAACCTGCCGTACACGTCCGCGCCACAGGCCGGCGCGCGGGGCGAGCGGTCCGCCCCCGCCGCGGTGCCCCCGGGCGGGAAGCCGCCGGCGTCGAGCGGGGCCCCGTCCGGTCAGGCGTCCCCCGTACAGTCCCCGGCCCCGGCGAGTTCCGGTGCGGACGGCAAGGACGGTGGGCAGGCCGGAGCGGGCGGGCTCGTACCCGTGGCCGCGGGCGGCGCGGGGGTCGGCCCGGGCGCGGGGACGGGGACGGGACCCGGCCCGGCGACGGGCCCGGTCCCCGGGGGCGGCGCACAGAACGGCGCCGGAGGCTCCGCGAACGGCGCGGGCGGCTCCGCGAACGGCGGCAACCCCGGCGGTGCCGGCAGCCCACGTCCTCCCGGCGGCGGATCGTCCACCGCACCCGTACCCCCCAAGGCCCCCGACTCCGGTACCTACCGCTACCGGAACGGCAACAAGGGCAAGTGCATCACCCAGGTCTTCGGGGCGTCGGACTTCGGCGACTGCTCCGCCTCCTCGGCGCGGTGGACCGTGCGGAGCGGGTCGAACGGAAGCTTCAAGCTCGTCAACCGGGAGAGCGGCCAGTGCCTGTACGCCAACGGCCTCGGCCAGGCCGTCTTCGTGGGCGACTGCGCCCAGGACATCGGCCGGCTGTGGCGTACGGGTGCGGGCGGCACCCTCCGCAGCGACTTCAGCGGAGGCTGCCTCGACCTCGGCATGAGCAGCGGTCTGGTCACGAACACCTGTGGTGGGGACGCCTCGCAACGTGGGACGAGGCAGGCCTGA
- a CDS encoding DUF1772 domain-containing protein, whose translation MRVHIVQGVALLSTGLLAGAFGYGAVNLVPTFNAVPLDMRLDFHAELMKMNGITMQAAMGLSIVSAATLAVLTRGRARWTAGAAGLLTLLSFLVTRFGNVPINGRIKQWAAGSAPADHAEILGRWEAFNITRTLTAVLAFALLTALASRRSHSDAGARSTSRERRPLPRG comes from the coding sequence ATGCGCGTACACATAGTCCAGGGCGTCGCCCTGCTGTCCACGGGTCTGTTGGCCGGAGCGTTCGGCTACGGGGCGGTCAACCTCGTTCCCACCTTCAACGCCGTACCGCTCGACATGCGGCTGGACTTCCACGCCGAGCTGATGAAGATGAACGGCATCACCATGCAGGCGGCGATGGGGCTGTCGATCGTGAGCGCCGCGACGCTCGCCGTGCTCACGCGAGGTCGTGCCCGGTGGACCGCCGGCGCCGCGGGCCTGCTGACCCTGCTGTCCTTCCTGGTCACCCGGTTCGGCAACGTGCCGATCAACGGCCGCATCAAGCAGTGGGCCGCGGGTTCGGCTCCGGCCGACCATGCGGAGATCCTTGGGCGCTGGGAGGCGTTCAACATCACGCGCACGCTCACCGCGGTCCTCGCCTTCGCCCTGTTGACGGCCCTCGCGTCACGCCGGTCGCACTCGGACGCCGGCGCCCGATCGACGTCACGGGAGCGTCGACCTCTCCCCCGGGGCTGA
- a CDS encoding alpha/beta hydrolase, with protein sequence MKKIIRALTAAAAGLALAAPLAFASPAAATVAPAGGTSGIELPRPTGAFAVGRDTLHLVDRERKDPWVPTADRELLLSLYYPALAHSGTPAPYMAVPEAKALLTDRGRLGEYVTPERLAATRTHSRAGALPRPSAHRYPLIVLSPGFTMPRASLTTLAEDLASRGYVVAAVDHAYESDGTVFPGGRLLTCKACEQVFPDGSLHRVSDGRARDVPFVLDRLTGPRSAWRYSWLIDSRHIGMAGHSIGGAAASATMAVDPRVDAGVNMDGTFFTPIPQGGLGARPFLMLAGDPALLPPDFPDTSWEDNWPHLDGWKRWLTVTGAGHPGFTDWPVLGDQVGYSHPETPLSGTRSQQITRAYVGDFFDLHLRGIPAPRLDGPTPADPEVVFHRR encoded by the coding sequence ATGAAGAAGATCATTCGCGCGCTGACGGCCGCGGCGGCCGGGCTGGCCCTGGCCGCACCCCTCGCTTTCGCGAGCCCCGCCGCGGCCACGGTCGCCCCGGCCGGCGGGACGTCCGGCATCGAACTCCCGCGCCCCACCGGCGCGTTCGCCGTGGGCCGCGACACCCTGCACCTGGTGGACCGCGAGCGCAAGGACCCCTGGGTCCCCACGGCCGATCGGGAACTGCTCCTGTCGCTGTACTACCCGGCGCTCGCACACAGCGGAACTCCCGCCCCCTACATGGCCGTTCCCGAAGCCAAGGCGCTACTGACCGACCGCGGCCGACTCGGCGAGTACGTCACACCCGAGCGACTCGCCGCCACTCGTACGCACTCCCGCGCCGGCGCGCTGCCCCGACCCTCCGCGCACCGCTACCCGCTCATCGTGCTCTCCCCCGGCTTCACGATGCCGCGCGCCTCGCTCACCACCCTGGCGGAGGACCTCGCCAGTCGTGGGTACGTCGTGGCCGCGGTGGACCACGCGTACGAGTCGGACGGCACCGTCTTCCCCGGCGGGCGCCTGCTCACCTGCAAGGCCTGCGAGCAGGTCTTTCCCGACGGGTCACTGCACCGGGTCTCCGACGGTCGGGCCCGCGACGTTCCGTTCGTCCTGGACCGCCTCACCGGGCCGCGCTCCGCGTGGCGGTACTCGTGGCTGATCGACTCCCGCCACATCGGCATGGCCGGGCACTCCATCGGCGGCGCGGCGGCTTCGGCCACCATGGCCGTGGACCCGCGCGTGGACGCCGGAGTGAACATGGACGGCACGTTCTTCACCCCGATACCGCAAGGCGGCCTCGGCGCCCGCCCGTTCCTGATGCTCGCCGGTGACCCGGCCCTGCTGCCACCCGACTTCCCCGACACCTCGTGGGAGGACAACTGGCCGCACCTGGACGGCTGGAAGAGGTGGTTGACCGTCACGGGCGCGGGTCACCCGGGCTTCACCGACTGGCCCGTTCTCGGCGATCAGGTGGGCTACTCCCATCCGGAGACCCCGCTCTCGGGCACCCGCTCCCAGCAGATCACGCGGGCGTACGTCGGCGACTTCTTCGACCTGCACCTGCGCGGGATCCCGGCGCCGCGCCTGGACGGACCGACCCCCGCCGACCCGGAGGTCGTGTTCCACCGCCGCTGA
- a CDS encoding epoxide hydrolase family protein, protein MSDASPHPEPFTLRTAPAALRDLDARLRATRWPDEPEDAGWSLGTDLDYLRELVAHWTDGFDWPAQEAALARLPHFRLALGGPRIHFVHVRAVTPEGSDRPALPLILCHGWPDSFWRYTKVIPLLTDPGAHGADPADAFDVVVPDMPGFGYSDRPVGPPLDTIAVAGLWAELMGVLGYDRFGAAGGDMGSHVSRYLGLDHPDRVVAVHRTDAGLPLYTGDPADLAPEERAWLDDAAAWGAAEGAYAALHRTKPQTAAFGLTDSPAGLAAWIVEKLRGWSDCGGDVERSFTKDEILTNVMLYWLTGTIGSSMRMYRANAAIPPAQLARRVEVPSGFSLFRGDVVRPPRAWLERTTNVVRVTEPARGGHFAAFEEPELYAEELRAFFRPYRAAAQG, encoded by the coding sequence ATGTCGGACGCCTCTCCCCACCCCGAGCCGTTCACCCTCCGGACCGCCCCGGCGGCACTCCGAGACCTCGACGCGCGGCTGCGGGCGACACGCTGGCCGGACGAACCCGAGGACGCCGGGTGGTCGCTCGGCACCGACCTCGACTACCTGCGCGAGCTCGTCGCCCACTGGACGGACGGCTTCGACTGGCCCGCACAGGAGGCGGCCCTCGCCCGACTCCCCCACTTCCGTCTCGCGCTCGGCGGCCCGAGAATCCACTTCGTGCACGTCAGGGCCGTGACGCCGGAGGGTTCCGACCGGCCCGCCCTGCCCCTGATCCTCTGCCACGGCTGGCCGGACTCGTTCTGGCGCTACACGAAGGTCATCCCGCTCCTCACCGACCCCGGCGCGCACGGCGCCGACCCCGCGGACGCCTTCGACGTGGTCGTGCCCGACATGCCGGGGTTCGGCTACTCGGACCGCCCCGTCGGGCCGCCCCTCGACACCATCGCCGTCGCCGGGCTGTGGGCCGAGCTGATGGGCGTACTCGGTTACGACCGGTTCGGCGCGGCGGGCGGGGACATGGGCAGCCACGTGAGCCGCTACCTCGGGCTCGACCACCCCGACCGGGTCGTCGCCGTCCACCGCACCGACGCGGGGCTGCCGCTGTACACCGGCGACCCGGCGGACCTCGCGCCCGAGGAACGCGCCTGGCTGGACGACGCCGCGGCCTGGGGCGCCGCCGAGGGCGCCTACGCCGCCCTGCACCGGACGAAGCCGCAAACCGCCGCGTTCGGGCTGACCGACTCGCCGGCCGGGCTCGCCGCGTGGATCGTGGAGAAGCTCCGGGGGTGGAGCGATTGCGGCGGCGACGTCGAACGGAGCTTCACGAAGGACGAGATCCTCACGAACGTCATGCTGTACTGGCTCACCGGGACCATCGGCTCGTCGATGCGCATGTACCGCGCGAACGCCGCGATCCCGCCCGCGCAGCTCGCCCGCCGGGTCGAGGTGCCCTCCGGTTTCTCGCTCTTCCGGGGTGACGTCGTCCGCCCGCCCCGGGCATGGCTGGAACGCACGACGAACGTCGTCCGCGTGACCGAGCCCGCCCGGGGCGGGCACTTCGCGGCGTTCGAGGAACCCGAGCTGTACGCCGAGGAACTGCGCGCCTTCTTCCGTCCGTACCGGGCGGCGGCGCAGGGCTGA